One window of the Branchiostoma lanceolatum isolate klBraLanc5 chromosome 3, klBraLanc5.hap2, whole genome shotgun sequence genome contains the following:
- the LOC136429739 gene encoding ER membrane protein complex subunit 10-like: protein MASTMGPFLRSCLGFLVFLPIICFCQVLSDMDLPAGAAPPPNIPTLSVTVEHSFDQGRDQTFTPRGTISWKTMRSTSGTYQQGVPLSEQDRDRLKVLADAGGFYRIRVPNKFGLIGDSTDYVSTLVRADLLYNSCLSDVITLNIDMLGHIIGVAMATVPEGCEGDEVETFDLSFFNTTVEIAQPVTGPVPETQAYIQKIEQERAEKEKGQPPEQRSFFAKYWMYILPIVLFLILSPGQPDGGQGGGGQGGGGRGGNGGG, encoded by the exons atggcgtcgaccatGGGACCATTTCTCCGGTCCTGTCTCGGGTTTCTGGTGTTTTTGCCGATTATCTGCTTTTGCCAG GTGTTATCAGACATGGACCTGCCCGCCGGGGCCGCCCCTCCGCCCAACATCCCCACCCTCTCCGTCACAGTGGAACATTCCTTTGATCAAG GAAGAGACCAGACGTTCACCCCTCGCGGCACGATATCGTGGAAGACCATGAGAAGTACAAGTGGTACCTACCAACAGGGCGTACCGCTGTCAGAGCAGGACAGGGACAGGCTAAAG GTTTTAGCGGACGCAGGTGGGTTTTACCGTATCCGAGTCCCGAACAAGTTTGGACTGATCGGGGACAGCACAGACTACGTCTCCACACTAGTCAGAGCT GACCTTCTGTACAACTCATGTCTGTCCGACGTCATAACCCTGAACATCGACATGCTGGGTCACATCATCggggttgccatggcaacggtgcCGGAGGGCTGCGAGGGCGACGAGGTCGAGACCTTTGACCTGAGCTTCTTCAACACAACGGTGGAGATCGCGCAGCCCGTAACGGGGCCCGT cccGGAGACGCAGGCGTACATCCAGAAGATCGAACAGGAGCGCGCCGAGAAGGAGAAAGGTCAACCTCCAGAGCAGAGGTCGTTCTTCGCAAAATAc TGGATGTACATCCTCCCCATAGTTTTATTCCTGATCCTGAGCCCGGGCCAGCCTGACGGTGGTCAGGGAGGTGGCGGCCAGGGGGGTGGTGGCAGAGGGGGGAACGGCGGGGGCTAG
- the LOC136429738 gene encoding kelch repeat and BTB domain-containing protein 8-like — protein sequence MDVSNAEHSSLVLRELNSQRERGELTDVVLEVGGRSFPCHRAVLASCSPYFRTMFTSGYAEAKQERISIQDVTEVAMATILDYAYTGCLQTEPDQVQAVMSAARLLQVDFVCREAAEYMKDKLDVSNCADVLMYADMLGDCSLLEASGRYIASRFHQVALQPSFLQLPLPLVQSLLNRDDLLTNSEDEVVQVALRWIDFEQEERLQHLPKLCLSLRHSFVSSNQLVELERKCPSGDCKLVYSDSTTQRLGQTRTEMQIFLREVFSDLDSPCYDPSTGRLYTINVPYFLDMFSVTVTPEDELYLAGGIITSKETGSTCYRQKAFYHYNHLLNIWEPRCEMIAQRVRCGLVYLKGYIYAIGGDNTERTAESYDPSCDEWMSIPPLPQRVSAELCAVTLDDSIYVISGEGCYCFSTTENTWRRIADMLKPPLRPQAVTHQGSIYCLDSFKEWGNSSSTWLEVYNPANGKWAITGHGSLTYSVATLMKYGEDIYILAVVPKSQNLWGGERPARIAAYQYHSKTGSWRYLKDKFVPPMVEWLCSGSRTDCLTARMVPNCLGDPGTFQDDEPESDVSLSESSGTGISDDDDSEDELSDQDNSVEDNNDND from the exons ATGGACGTATCAAACGCTGAACACTCCAGCCTGGTTCTCCGTGAGCTGAACAGTCAGAGGGAGCGGGGAGAGCTGACAGACGTGGTTCTGGAGGTGGGAGGGAGAAG TTTCCCGTGCCATCGCGCTGTCCTGGCATCCTGCAGTCCCTACTTCCGTACCATGTTCACCAGCGGCTACGCGGAGGCCAAACAGGAGAGGATCAGCATCCAGGATGTGACGGAggtagccatggcaaccattCTCGACTACGCCTACACCGGCTGCCTTCAGACGGAGCCAGACCAGGTCCAGGCTGTGATGTCTGCAGCCAGACTGCTACAG GTGGATTTTGTATGCCGTGAGGCAGCAGAGTACATGAAGGACAAGCTCGACGTGTCCAACTGTGCAGATGTGTTGATGTATGCTGACATGCTGGGGGACTGTAGCCTGTTAGAGGCCAGTGGGAGGTACATCGCATCCAG GTTCCACCAGGTGGCGCTGCAACCCTCCTTCCTCCAGTTGCCACTTCCACTGGTCCAGTCCTTGCTCAACAGAGATGATCTTTTAACCAACTCAGAAGACGAAGTTGTGCAAGTTGCTCTGAGATGGATCGACTTCGAGCAAGAAGAACGGCTGCAGCACCTTccaaaactttgcctttcctTGCGTCATTCCTTCGTCAGCTCAAACCAGCTTGTGGAACTGGAGAGAAAGTGTCCGTCAGGAGACTGCAAGTTGGTTTACAGCGACAGCACAACCCAGCGGCTGGGACAGACACGAACTGAAATGCAGATTTTCCTGAGAGAAGTTTTCTCGGACCTTGATTCCCCTTGCTATGACCCATCCACAGGTAGACTGTACACAATCAACGTGCCTTACTTCCTGGACATGTTCTCTGTGACAGTCACTCCTGAAGATGAGCTGTACCTGGCAGGGGGCATTATTACCAGTAAAGAGACTGGTAGTACATGTTATAGGCAGAAGGCATTTTACCATTACAACCACCTGTTGAACATCTGGGAACCGAGGTGTGAGATGATCGCACAGAGGGTCAG GTGTGGTCTGGTGTACCTGAAGGGGTACATCTATGCCATCGGTGGTGATAACACTGAGAGAACAGCAGAGAGTTACGACCCCAGCTGTGACGAGTGGATGTCCATACCACCCCTCCCCCAGAGAGTGTCTGCTGAACTTTGTGCTGTGACCCTTGATGACAGCATCTATGTCATAAGTGGGGAAGGCTGCTACTGCTTCAGTACGACAGAGAACACGTGGAGAAGGATAGCGGACATGCTTAAGCCACCATTACGTCCTCAGGCCGTTACACATCAGGGAAGTATTTACTGTTTAGACAGTTTCAAAGAGTGGGGAAACTCGTCCTCAACATGGTTGGAGGTGTATAACCCTGCAAACGGCAAATGGGCAATCACGGGGCATGGCTCTTTAACCTATAGTGTAGCAACCCTGATGAAATACGGAGAAGATATATACATCCTCGCTGTGGTACCAAAGAGTCAGAACCTATGGGGGGGAGAGAGGCCGGCAAGGATTGCCGCCTACCAATACCACTCAAAGACAGGCTCTTGGCGATATCTGAAAGACAAGTTTGTTCCCCCCATGGTAGAGTGGTTGTGTTCTGGGAGTAGGACAGACTGCCTGACGGCAAGGATGGTCCCAAACTGCCTCGGGGATCCGGGTACATTCCAGGACGACGAGCCAGAGAGCGATGTCAGTTTGTCAGAGTCATCCGGAACCGGAATATCAGATGACGATGACAGTGAAGATGAGCTTTCGGACCAAGACAACAGCGTAGAGgacaacaatgacaatgactgA
- the LOC136429189 gene encoding histone-lysine N-methyltransferase PRDM9-like, whose translation MASVSSASSSGSDDENKDKQAASTSGSSNPFASMIDTDFDMSKVPETEDIRVEQYFSKEELAELSKIEMTRYRNMKRNYDVMRMLGLPGKKPYFMERNRRSLVQPKEPPTPPLTSSESEEDEEWTPELERKKNQPPKKPWFLLPPKKPRMLKPKPQITGPHQKSKGKKKAEATVSKAPDTRESDDDGAKTFLGFQADEVAEVQAATAASIAELEKKMKDLELEIQQEEAAGPQDGQEEGSESDISTDLEEELLTTTLQPAKQQELKKEPVEDKRETRKSRYPQRNIPRKNYKEVELPDDDHYLFCEDCNELYEGDCPVHGPLTVVKDKEVPKGEHNRAARTLPDFLSVCPSKIKGAGDGVWLDGKTMQKNLVFGPYDGKISGPEIGMTSGYAWQISKNDKVKYYIDATDVTKSSWMRYVNCARNEEEQNLVAFQYYRNIYYRTYKPVPPGTELLVWYGNEYAKELGISEAKQEESNKQKQSIQTGAIAGYRCSRCGKLFSTQDYLDRHVKRHADRSGSKSHRCKHCSYSSNCSHNFKRHMVTHTGERPHKCPTCGKGFTRKDHLKTHQQVHTDEKSYRCEECGRSFNRQSNLTRHMLTHSGQQPHVCTQCGKGFTGAGDLQTHMRIHTGEKPYKCEHCDMRFSRVTSMKEHVIGIHTKEFPHRCQVCHKGFVTPSKMRAHMQKGHGN comes from the exons ATGGCGTCTGTCAGCAGCGCGAGCTCGTCAGGATCAGACGACGAAAACAAGGACAAGCAGGCAGCCAGCACCAGTGGCAG TTCAAATCCATTTGCAAGCATGATAGACACAGACTTTGACATGAGCAAAGTCCCAGAGACTGAAGATATCCGTGTCGAGCAGTACTTCAGCAAGGAAGAACTGGCAGAGCTCAGCAAAATCGAGATGACGCGATATCGGAACATGAAGCGTAACTACGATGTCATGAGGATGCTTG GTCTACCTGGTAAGAAACCCTACTTCATGGAGAGGAACAGACGTAGCTTGGTTCAGCCCAAggagccccccaccccacctctCACCAGCAGTGAGTCAGAGGAAGATGAGGAATGGACGCCTGAACTAGAGAGGAAGAAGAACCAACCGCCAAAGAAAC CTTGGTTCCTGTTGCCACCCAAGAAACCCAGGATGTTAAAACCCAAACCACAGATCACTGGCCCACACCAAAAATCTAAG GGAAAAAAGAAAGCTGAAGCAACAGTAAGCAAAGCCCCAGACACAAGGGagagtgatgatgatggtgcAAAAACATTCCTGGGTTTTCAAGCTGATGAGGTGGCTGAGGTCCAAGCAGCCACAGCAGCCAGCATAGCAGAGCTggagaagaagatgaaggaTCTGGAGTTAGAGATCCAGCAAGAGGAGGCTGCTGGACCACAGGATGGACAGGAGGAGGGCTCAGAGTCAGACATCAGTACAGATTTGGAAGAAG AGCTTCTGACCACAACACTGCAGCCAGCAAAGCAGCAGGAACTGAAGAAGGAGCCAGTAGAGGATAAGAGGGAGACTAGGAAGAGCCGCTATCCACAACGCAACATTCCAAGAAAGAACTATAAGGAAGTTGAGCTTCCGGATGATGACCACTATTTGT tCTGCGAAGACTGCAATGAGCTGTATGAGGGGGACTGCCCCGTCCATGGTCCACTCACTGTCGTGAAGGACAAAGAAGTTCCCAAAGGAGAACACAACAGAGCGGCCCGCACCCTACCTGACTTCTTGTCTGTGTGTCCTTCCAAGATCAAAGGTGCAGGGGACGGGGTATGGCTGGATGGAAAGACCATGCAGAAAAACCTGGTGTTTGGGCCATATGATGGGAAAATCAGTGGACCTGAGATAGGAATGACCAGTGGATATGCATGGCAA ATCTCCAAGAATGACAAGGTGAAGTACTACATTGACGCCACTGACGTCACCAAGAGCAGCTGGATGCGTTACGTCAACTGTGCCAGAAATGAGGAGGAGCAGAACCTGGTGGCCTTCCAGTACTACAGGAACATCTACTACCGCACCTACAAGCCTGTTCCCCCTGGCACCGAGCTGCTGGTGTGGTATGGGAACGAGTACGCCAAGGAGCTGGGCATCTCTGAAGCCAAACAAGAGGAGTCCAATAAGCAAAAGCAAA GTATCCAGACAGGTGCAATTGCAGGCTACAGGTGCAGCAGGTGTGGGAAGCTGTTCTCCACCCAGGACTACCTGGACAGGCATGTGAAGAGACATGCAGATAGGTCAGGGTCGAAAAGTCACAGATGTAAGCACTGCAGTTATTCAAGTAATTGCTCACACAATTTTAAGCGTCACATGGTGACCCACACAGGAGAGAGACCACACAAGTGTCCCACCTGTGGGAAGGGGTTTACACGAAAGGACCACCTGAAAACACACCAGCAGGTTCACACTGATGAGAaatcctacaggtgtgaggagtgcggaaGGTCATTCAACcgacagtcaaacctgaccagACACATGTTAACACATTCTGGTCAGCAGCCACATGTGTGTACACAGTGTGGTAAGGGGTTTACAGGGGCAGGTGATCTACAGACACACATGAGAATTCATACTGGTGAAAAGCCATACAAGTGTGAACACTGTGACATGAGGTTTTCACGAGTGACAAGTATGAAGGAACATGTTATCGGTATTCACACTAAGGAGTTTCCCCACAGGTGTCAGGTGTGTCACAAGGGGTTTGTTACACCAAGTAAAATGAGAGCCCACATGCAGAAGGGACATGGTAATTAA
- the LOC136429737 gene encoding nuclear receptor-interacting protein 3-like isoform X1 has translation MSYKYDRDDIREAALKRQQKRLGHHAGFVHRDSSDLLPIDDLKKMGTVSKETQPAAIVQQKALKETFKRSDSGASQPGQRNRSMSQDATGTDALTVPASRPRTGRRHHSCSDYDNNDCPSRLGGDNTLLFIKCKCNDHEVKAVVDTGNIFSVMSEETATTCGLKRLIDTETNGTVSVPDRAKKQWTVVGRLGRVPLAVGSRHAEANFIVIEERGIDLTFGLDILRKLKATVDLEQNTLVLGGETVPFLQGREIPLKHRWGASSPIGL, from the exons ATGAGTTATAAGTACGACCGAGACGACATCAGGGAAGCAGCGCTGAAGAGACAGCAGAAGAGGCTGGGGCATCACGCAGGGTTCGTCCACAGGGACTCCTCCGATCTGCTGCCCATAGATGATCTCAAGAAAATGGGGACGGTCTCCAAGGAGACG CAACCCGCAGCGATCGTCCAACAGAAGGCGCTGAAGGAGACGTTTAAGCGGTCTGACAGCGGAGCGTCGCAGCCCGGACAGAGGAACCGGTCCATGTCACAG GACGCCACGGGTACGGACGCTCTGACTGTCCCCGCCTCCCGACCGCGGACGGGCCGCCGGCACCACTCCTGCAGCGACTACGACAACAACGACTGTCCGTCTCGGCTAGGAGGAGACAACACGCTACTCTTTATCAAGTGTAAG TGCAATGACCACGAAGTGAAGGCAGTGGTGGACACCGGCAATATCTTCTCCGTAATGTCGGAAGAAACGGCAACAACTTGCGG CTTGAAAAGACTAATAGACACTGAGACAAACGGCACCGTTTCCGTTCCGGACCGGGCGAAGAAACAGTGGACAGTCGTGGGCCGGCTGGGCAGAGTCCCCCTAGCGGTTGGAAGCAGACATGCAGAAGCCAATTTTATAGTCATCG AAGAAAGAGGAATCGACTTGACTTTCGGACTGGACATCTTGAGAAAACTAAAG GCCACGGTCGACTTGGAACAGAACACTCTAGTCCTGGGGGGTGAGACTGTACCATTCCTACAGGGGAGGGAGATACCACTCAAGCACCGGTGGGGAGCGTCGTCTCCCATAGGCCTGTAG
- the LOC136429737 gene encoding nuclear receptor-interacting protein 3-like isoform X2: MSYKYDRDDIREAALKRQQKRLGHHAGFVHRDSSDLLPIDDLKKMGTVSKETQPAAIVQQKALKETFKRSDSGASQPGQRNRSMSQDATGTDALTVPASRPRTGRRHHSCSDYDNNDCPSRLGGDNTLLFIKCKCNDHEVKAVVDTGNIFSVMSEETATTCGLKRLIDTETNGTVSVPDRAKKQWTVVGRLGRVPLAVGSRHAEANFIVIERGIDLTFGLDILRKLKATVDLEQNTLVLGGETVPFLQGREIPLKHRWGASSPIGL, translated from the exons ATGAGTTATAAGTACGACCGAGACGACATCAGGGAAGCAGCGCTGAAGAGACAGCAGAAGAGGCTGGGGCATCACGCAGGGTTCGTCCACAGGGACTCCTCCGATCTGCTGCCCATAGATGATCTCAAGAAAATGGGGACGGTCTCCAAGGAGACG CAACCCGCAGCGATCGTCCAACAGAAGGCGCTGAAGGAGACGTTTAAGCGGTCTGACAGCGGAGCGTCGCAGCCCGGACAGAGGAACCGGTCCATGTCACAG GACGCCACGGGTACGGACGCTCTGACTGTCCCCGCCTCCCGACCGCGGACGGGCCGCCGGCACCACTCCTGCAGCGACTACGACAACAACGACTGTCCGTCTCGGCTAGGAGGAGACAACACGCTACTCTTTATCAAGTGTAAG TGCAATGACCACGAAGTGAAGGCAGTGGTGGACACCGGCAATATCTTCTCCGTAATGTCGGAAGAAACGGCAACAACTTGCGG CTTGAAAAGACTAATAGACACTGAGACAAACGGCACCGTTTCCGTTCCGGACCGGGCGAAGAAACAGTGGACAGTCGTGGGCCGGCTGGGCAGAGTCCCCCTAGCGGTTGGAAGCAGACATGCAGAAGCCAATTTTATAGTCATCG AAAGAGGAATCGACTTGACTTTCGGACTGGACATCTTGAGAAAACTAAAG GCCACGGTCGACTTGGAACAGAACACTCTAGTCCTGGGGGGTGAGACTGTACCATTCCTACAGGGGAGGGAGATACCACTCAAGCACCGGTGGGGAGCGTCGTCTCCCATAGGCCTGTAG
- the LOC136429740 gene encoding uncharacterized protein, which yields MFGTLGRTAMRGLMGAQPINILAAPRSRPAQVFQGMANLAASISTIDAVLYVTSAAMAGAGIAHYKREEQQTPMRNNIAVVGDASPTEVPTYPWVGVADDNWTGF from the exons ATGTTTGGGACCCTGGGCAGGACCGCTATGCGGGGCCTGATGGGGGCGCAGCCTATCAACATCTTGGCCG CCCCCAGGTCCCGCCCTGCCCAGGTGTTCCAGGGAATGGCCAACCTCGCTGCCT CCATCTCTACCATCGACGCCGTGTTGTATGTCACATCTGCAGCCATGGCTGGAGCTGGCATTGCACAC TACAAACGAGAGGAGCAGCAGACACCGATGAGGAACAACATCGCAGTCGTCGGTGACGCCAGTCCCACGGAGGTACCAACTTACCCGTGGGTTGGCGTCGCCGACGACAACTGGACTGGCTTCTAA